DNA sequence from the Streptomyces sp. CA-210063 genome:
GGAGGCGCCCGCGTACTGGACGATCCGGGTGCGCTTGAGGTCGTCGACGAGGACGCCCTCGCGGGTCTCGCCGACCTTGATGTCGGCGACCTTGATACCGGCCACGCTCACGCTCATCGGGGGTCCTTCGGGGTTGCGGGGCCTTCCGGCACGACGGCCACGGTCACGGCGCTGACAACCGGCTCGCCGTCGGCGTCCCGGTACTCGGTGACGCGCTCGCTGAACAGCAGCCGGCCGCTGCGGCCCTGCTTCTCCCAGCTGCGTCCGGGGACGGTGTGCGCGTAGAGCGTCTCGCCGGCGCGCACCGGGCGGTGGTACTCGAAGTGCTGCTCGGCGTGGAGTCCGCCGCCGCCCTCGGCCATCACGCCGGGGCCGGCGCCGGACCCGAACCACTCCTGGTCCGGCTTGGGCCGCAGGTGGTAGTCGGGGTCGTAGTGGGCGCTCGCCATGGTGAAGGTGGGCGGTGCGAGGGCCGACTCGCCCTGGTACGCCGGGTTCTCGTCGCCGATGGCGCGGGCGAACATCATGATGTGTCCGGCCTCGACGGGGAACGTTTGCCCTGTCATCTTCGTAGGCTCCTCGGTCAGTAGGGCAGGAACGCGTCGCGGGTGGCGTCGTCCGGGTCGAAGTCCGGGGGCAGGCCCTCGAACTTCGGCTCCCGCTTCTCCATGAAGCTCGCCACGCCCTCCCGGAAGTCCGGTGAGCCCGCGAAGAACTCCATGGCGGAGTAGGAGCGGGCCAGGGCGTCGGTGAAGGTGCGGTCGAGGTCGCCGTACACCTGGTGGCGCAGGACGGCCATGGCGCGCGGTGAGCAGTTGCGGGCGATGTCCCGGGCGTAGGCGCGGGCGGCGTCGAGCAGGTCCTCCGGTTCGACGACCCGGCTGACGAGGCCGAGGTCCTTCGCCTCGTCGGCGTCGAAGACCCGGCCGGAGAGCAGCAGGTCGAGCGCGTTCTCCAGACCGATGACGCGCGGCAGCACGTACGGCAGGTTGTACTCGCCGGCCAGGCCGCGCCGGGTGAAGGCGGTGGTGAAGCGGGCGCCGCGGGCGGCGAAACGGACGTCGCAGATGAGCGCCTGGACCAGGCCGATGCCGGCGCAGGCGCCGTTGATCGCGGCGATCACCGGCTTCGGCATGTCGCGCCTGCTGTACATGGGGACGCGGGCCTGGAGGTTGAGGGACTGCCCCGGCTGCGCGTTCTGCTCCAGGCGCTGGACGTCCATGCCGGGGCAGAAGGCCCTGCCGGCGGCGGTGACGATCACGACGCGGACGGCTGGGTCCTGGGCTGCCTCGTCGAGAAGCGCGAAGAAGCGGTTCTCCATGGGGATGCTCCAGGCGTTCTTCCGCTCGGGCCTGTTGAGGGTGAGCGTGGCCACGCCGTCCTCGTCGATCTCGTACAGCACCAGTTCCTGAGCCTCGTCGGGCATCGCGTCACTCCTCGGTCAGCGGTTCGGCCAGGGGTTCGATGGGGTCGCCGACGCCCGGCCGCTCCCCGGAGATGGTCACCACGACCTGCCCCCGCGCGCAGATACGTCCGCCGGCCATCACGTCGACGTCGGCGAAGTGCACCCTGCGGCCGCGCCTGACGCAGCGCGCGTAGGCGACGGCCTCCGGGCCCCGGGCGGGCGCGAGGTACTGCACCGACATCGACACCGTGCTGAGCCGGCTCCCCTTGGTGAAGTCGTGCCCGGCGATCACGGCGCCGGCGCCGGCGGTGTCGATGAGCGCCGAGATCACCCCGCCGTGGAAGACGTCCTCGTGGGCGGAGAGGGA
Encoded proteins:
- a CDS encoding MaoC family dehydratase N-terminal domain-containing protein, which translates into the protein MTGQTFPVEAGHIMMFARAIGDENPAYQGESALAPPTFTMASAHYDPDYHLRPKPDQEWFGSGAGPGVMAEGGGGLHAEQHFEYHRPVRAGETLYAHTVPGRSWEKQGRSGRLLFSERVTEYRDADGEPVVSAVTVAVVPEGPATPKDPR
- a CDS encoding enoyl-CoA hydratase-related protein yields the protein MPDEAQELVLYEIDEDGVATLTLNRPERKNAWSIPMENRFFALLDEAAQDPAVRVVIVTAAGRAFCPGMDVQRLEQNAQPGQSLNLQARVPMYSRRDMPKPVIAAINGACAGIGLVQALICDVRFAARGARFTTAFTRRGLAGEYNLPYVLPRVIGLENALDLLLSGRVFDADEAKDLGLVSRVVEPEDLLDAARAYARDIARNCSPRAMAVLRHQVYGDLDRTFTDALARSYSAMEFFAGSPDFREGVASFMEKREPKFEGLPPDFDPDDATRDAFLPY
- a CDS encoding PaaI family thioesterase, which codes for MTVAARTLTEQEQRERRAWFRARWERGVAFNRRCRIRVTRWDPEAVEIVLPYAESLSAHEDVFHGGVISALIDTAGAGAVIAGHDFTKGSRLSTVSMSVQYLAPARGPEAVAYARCVRRGRRVHFADVDVMAGGRICARGQVVVTISGERPGVGDPIEPLAEPLTEE